Part of the Syntrophales bacterium genome, GTCACCCTGTGGAAAGATACTGATAGTAAGTTCGCGGGTCATTTTGATGCACCTTTAGAAGCCATTGAAGCTATTACGAATTCAAATCGAGGTTATATAATATTTCCAGCATTCAATGACGATCTCCCGTTACCGAAAGACACAACATTATCTCGTTTTCTTGGGAAAATTGCTTTAGAAGCCTTTGTATTCCGATTAATTTCCTCTTCTACTTCTACGGAATTAGTGGAATCATTTGTCGACGATGATAGATTTGATCCGCTCAGAGACCATGTCCGGCGTGGTATGGATGTCAACTGGCCTTGTAGCGTAAGGAGAATATATGATGCAAATAAGTGTTGGGTAGACGAAAAAACACAAGAAATTTATCAAGTTATGAATGAATTTGATTTTCTGCTTACTAATGTATCTGAATGCTATTTTGTCGAGGAAAGAGATGAGCTTTTTGTTTAACGAGAACCGGAAATTCTACCTGAGATTATCTGAAAAAGCGAGGTTTCACAAAGACATTATCGAAAAAGTCCATCGTCTAATATTTATACTCGAATATATAAACAATAATGCTTTTTTAAGAGACAGGCTGGTATTAAAGGGTGGAACGGCTTTAAACTTAACTGTCACGGCAAAGCTCTAAAAGAAATTGAATAAATGAAAAGTTGTCACTAAATGTCATTGAATGTCACTATGCAAGTAGAGTATCATGTAAGGTGTAAAGGTATAGAAAAATCAAGAACACCACGTGCTGTAGTATGCGCCCACGGCTATATCGTTTCGATCCTGGGAAACGCAGCATTCTTGATGGCAAGGCCCTGGAACACTCCGGGGCTTTTTCTATACCTGAAAGGCTAGAGTAAAGGCATGCGGTATTAAGTCGGCTGGAGTTAATATTTTAAAAATTCTTCTTTGCATTATACAGAAAACCGTTGTATAATTTAAGTGAGGTTAATCTGGAAAGAGGTGATTGCTCGTGACCACGTCTTCTTTTACCAAAGATTTTAAAATTACAAAAAAAGAGACGGTTGACAGGCTTGAAAAAAGTGTTGGTACAATAAAACCCCTTAACATAAATAAAGACAACGTATTAAACGACATGAAAAGGAGTGAGGAGAAATTATTGGCTTTTCTTCGCTCCAAAGCTTAATTAAAGCAGCTGATATAGGTGCCGATTTATGGAGAGACGCGCGCTCTCTTTTTTATTGTGCACAGGATGATGATATTACAGACTTTCTTAGGAACAGGGCTGTGGAATACGAAAAGCGGGATAAAAGCCGCACTTTCATTTATTTTGATGAAAAACATCTAGAAGAAAGCGGGGATTTAAAAATTATAGGGTATTTTTCTCTGGCTTTAAAAACGATTAAAGTTTCTGTAATTGAAACCATGTCGAACAATCTTAAGAAAAGACTGGGGAACCTTTCCGACAAAGATAAGAATTTAATGGCGTATTTAATTGGACAAGTTGGCAGGGATTCTTCGTATGATAGTAATGTGATAGACGGGAGCAAGATGTTACAGGACTGCTACAAGCTCATAGCCAGTGCTAGAGATATTGTGGGAGGAAGAATCATTTTAGTAGAATGTAAACCTGTTGACAAACTATGTCAATTTTACGAAAACGAAAGGTATATAGATATCACGGAAGATGATGAGGGGTTAAAGCAATACATAAGATTTATGGATTAGCATATTTCTATACAATACTAAAAATTACTCACAAGTTATTGTTTTATTAACTTCAAAGCAACCACAGGCAACGAGCTTGTGGTTTTTTTTATGCCTCAAAGATAGGAGCGTAAAGAAAATGCTCTGTAAAAATTGTGTCTGGGGAACGTGGATTGCACCCAAAAAGGTGTACTGCCTGTTCCCCAGCAGTTTGAAGAAGGTGAAGCCAGATGCCCCGAAAACCGAAAAGCCCCTGCCGTCATCCCGGCTGCCCGGAGCTGACGGAGGATAGGTTTTGTAAACAGCACCAGCAGGAATACCGCCGGGAATATAACCGGGAGCAACGGCCGGAGTATTCCAGGAAGCTGTACCGCAGCAGCCGCTGGCGGAAATTGCGCAGACGGTTCCAGCAGGAAAACCCATTGTGTGAGGAGTGTAAAAAGGTAGGTAGGCTTATCGAGGCCACGGTGGTGGATCACATCATCCCACACAAGGGGGACGAGATGCTTTTCTGGGATATAGACAATCTCCAGGCCCTCTGCAAACCCTGTCACGATCGTAAGACTGCCGCGGAGGGACGCTGGGGTGAGAAGGGCAGAGTCTACCGCTACTGAACAACCGGGTATGGGGGCATCAATCTCTACAGCTTTTCACCCCCGATGCGGCGGCGGGGCTTCGCGCAGGAATTCGCAAAATTCAAGGGTGGGGGTATTATCTATTTTATACTCACATACCCAAAATGATATTGGCTGTTTTTGATAACTTGCTGTAAATCAGCACCTGTAGAGGTTACCTCAAAAAGGCTAGCTTTTAGTGTGGATTCAGTTCTTATGTTTTTTAGCTTAATCCAGATTCTAGCTGATTCACCGTGCCATATTGAAGGATAGTCATTGCTATCTAAAGGGGTTGGAAGTTTGTAGGATAAGATTTCCAAAACATCGGCGCTGTAGGCAATATCATTAGTACCGCCCGCTTTTTCACCAATGCTGAAGAGAAGTGTTACTTTACTACCTCGGTTAATTGCTTTGTTATAATCGTCAACTCTCTTTTGCGACATTCCGTAGTAAAGCGCTTGTGTGGAGAACCACGTATAGCCTCTTACTGCTTCATCAGAAATATAGGCTTGCATGGTTTCATGACCGTTATATTTGTTGCCGTTATTATCGTATGAAAAGC contains:
- a CDS encoding HNH endonuclease signature motif containing protein, which encodes MPRKPKSPCRHPGCPELTEDRFCKQHQQEYRREYNREQRPEYSRKLYRSSRWRKLRRRFQQENPLCEECKKVGRLIEATVVDHIIPHKGDEMLFWDIDNLQALCKPCHDRKTAAEGRWGEKGRVYRY